One genomic region from Reichenbachiella ulvae encodes:
- a CDS encoding 2OG-Fe(II) oxygenase, producing the protein MEYVSEKYRDLKKTAAECKELYQNASPFPNFYLDDFFDEKMLSEVLEEFPDMRKKPDLKFETPNEKKLASKGESRFGPKTKAFMHYLNSEPFLNFLAEVSGIDKLIPDPYFEGAGCHQIEPGGMLKVHADFNKNRYLGLDRRLNFLIYLNKDWDESYGGHFELWDTEMKKCEKKILPLFNRIAMFSTTSFSYHGHPTPLSCPEDRTRQSIALYYYTNGRPDGEVVEGLEDHRTIFKYRKDDEEANKFARKQRVKQIVKLFIPPLLTGGLKELKKY; encoded by the coding sequence ATGGAATATGTAAGTGAGAAATATCGAGATCTAAAAAAGACTGCTGCTGAATGCAAGGAGTTGTATCAGAATGCGTCACCTTTTCCTAATTTTTACCTTGATGATTTTTTTGATGAAAAAATGCTATCTGAGGTATTAGAGGAATTTCCAGATATGCGTAAAAAGCCTGATCTAAAGTTTGAAACCCCTAACGAAAAGAAATTAGCCTCAAAAGGCGAAAGTAGATTTGGTCCTAAGACCAAGGCGTTTATGCATTATTTGAATTCGGAACCATTTTTAAATTTTCTAGCCGAGGTTTCGGGTATTGATAAGTTGATTCCTGATCCTTATTTTGAGGGAGCAGGTTGTCATCAAATTGAACCAGGAGGAATGCTGAAAGTGCATGCGGACTTTAATAAAAATCGGTATTTGGGACTGGATAGAAGATTGAACTTTTTGATTTATCTGAATAAAGATTGGGATGAATCATATGGAGGACATTTTGAGTTGTGGGACACTGAAATGAAAAAATGTGAAAAGAAGATATTGCCCTTATTTAATAGGATTGCTATGTTTTCCACAACATCTTTTTCTTATCATGGACACCCAACTCCACTGTCTTGTCCAGAAGATCGTACACGACAGTCGATTGCTCTGTATTACTATACCAACGGTAGACCTGATGGAGAAGTAGTAGAAGGGTTAGAGGATCATAGAACGATCTTTAAATATCGTAAGGATGATGAAGAGGCGAATAAATTTGCTAGAAAGCAAAGAGTGAAACAAATAGTAAAACTCTTTATTCCACCTTTGTTAACAGGTGGATTAAAGGAGCTTAAAAA